One window of the Hemiscyllium ocellatum isolate sHemOce1 chromosome 11, sHemOce1.pat.X.cur, whole genome shotgun sequence genome contains the following:
- the LOC132820055 gene encoding diamine acetyltransferase 1-like translates to MGIRLPIGRIEVPVQLPLCLTMAQTSWGQRFRSHFLEDGFGEHTCYHCLIAEVANDDQIPNELWALPCDPWTGKMTYFEDFYIMELCRGLGIGSEILKRISQIAIQTWCYSMHFLVVRWNTAPIEYYTRRGTLDLSQQEGWHLFKFSKENMIKLTSEE, encoded by the exons ATGGGGATCCGTCTTCCCATTGGCcgcatcgaggtgcctgtccagctcccgcTGTGCTTGACAATGGCACAGACGTCCTGGGGCCAGCGGTTCCGATCCC ACTTTCTAGAAGATGGTTTTGGTGAACACACTTGCTATCATTGTCTCATTGCAGAAGTAGCAAATGATGATCAAATACCAAATG AGTTGTGGGCATTGCCATGTGATCCATGGACTGGAAAGATGACTTACTTTGAAGACTTTTACATAATGGAGCTATGCAGAG GTTTGGGTATCGGGTCTGAAATCCTGAAGAGGATTAGTCAG ATAGCAATCCAGACTTGGTGTTACAGCATGCATTTTCTTGTTGTGAGGTGGAACACAGCCCCTATAGAATACTACACCAGGCGAGGTACTCTGGATTTGTCACAACAGGAAGGGTGGCATCTATTTAAATTCAGTAAAGAAAACATGATCAAACTGACATCTGAGGAATGA